From Leptolyngbya sp. KIOST-1, one genomic window encodes:
- a CDS encoding iron uptake porin, producing MNVLRLLGRGVAPAMFCAPLPAGVAVAAEFPLGAGNLAPEAVQLAQITSVSELTDVLPSDWAFQALQSLVENYGCIQGYPDRTFRGQRSLTRFEFAAGLNACLDVIAALIAQTGINPDDLATIRRLQEEFQAELATLRGRVDALEAETATLRAQQFSTTTKLRGEVATHLGVPLDTFEVVNAAGNTLVRETSTSVASRARLVFDSSFTGRDRLRIRLQARSGNFLTPFNGLDRGGAGDYNVEMDNLFYSFPLGNRITVTAAARGRAGNDWVTSTIVPYHGRSVADAGKPQFYNTGASSSNGAGLGINFNLTDSIALDLGYTASNPGATNPAVGLFAAQGQSYIAQLNFLPDGFFRAAVTYMHNDRSNIFAINNLGTQAAPGATDTFAGLLSLNFGNFFVAGHGAYQTFNGGNDFSWSAGLGFNDLLVPGAQLGIYGTQLPQLAGRSDNPFLVEGYYDFPLNRFISLTPAIVYGDAKFVGGGATTDNTGLYGIMRATMRF from the coding sequence ATGAACGTTTTGCGTTTGCTTGGCCGGGGTGTAGCTCCGGCAATGTTCTGTGCGCCCCTGCCCGCCGGGGTAGCGGTGGCCGCTGAATTTCCCCTGGGCGCGGGGAATCTTGCCCCTGAGGCCGTGCAACTAGCCCAGATTACCAGCGTTTCGGAGCTAACCGATGTGCTGCCCTCCGACTGGGCTTTTCAGGCTTTGCAAAGCCTGGTTGAAAACTACGGCTGCATCCAGGGGTACCCCGATCGCACCTTCCGCGGGCAGCGCAGCCTCACCCGCTTTGAGTTTGCGGCCGGCCTCAATGCCTGTCTGGATGTGATTGCGGCTCTGATTGCCCAGACTGGCATCAACCCCGACGATCTGGCCACCATTCGTCGTTTGCAGGAGGAATTTCAGGCTGAACTGGCTACCCTGCGCGGCCGGGTCGATGCCCTGGAAGCAGAGACCGCTACCCTGCGGGCCCAACAATTCTCCACTACGACCAAACTGCGGGGCGAGGTGGCAACCCACTTGGGGGTACCTTTAGACACCTTCGAGGTGGTCAACGCGGCCGGTAATACCCTGGTGCGCGAAACCAGCACCAGCGTCGCCTCACGGGCGCGGCTGGTGTTCGACTCGAGCTTCACCGGACGCGATCGCCTGCGCATTCGGCTACAGGCCCGCAGCGGCAATTTTCTCACCCCGTTCAACGGCTTAGACCGGGGCGGAGCCGGGGACTATAACGTTGAGATGGACAACCTGTTCTACAGCTTCCCCCTGGGCAACCGCATCACCGTCACCGCCGCCGCCCGGGGCCGCGCAGGAAACGACTGGGTGACCAGCACCATTGTGCCGTACCACGGCCGCTCAGTGGCCGATGCCGGTAAACCGCAGTTTTACAACACCGGGGCCAGCTCCAGTAACGGTGCTGGACTAGGGATCAATTTCAACCTCACCGATAGCATCGCGCTGGATCTGGGCTACACCGCCAGCAATCCTGGCGCGACCAACCCCGCTGTTGGTCTCTTTGCCGCCCAGGGACAGAGCTACATCGCTCAGCTCAATTTCCTCCCCGACGGTTTCTTCCGTGCAGCAGTCACCTATATGCACAACGATCGCTCCAACATCTTTGCCATCAATAACCTGGGTACCCAGGCCGCCCCTGGGGCAACCGATACCTTTGCCGGGCTTTTGAGTCTCAACTTCGGCAACTTCTTTGTGGCGGGTCACGGTGCATACCAGACCTTCAACGGCGGTAATGACTTTAGCTGGAGTGCGGGACTGGGGTTTAATGACTTACTGGTTCCCGGCGCTCAATTGGGCATTTACGGTACTCAGCTGCCACAGCTAGCTGGCCGCAGCGACAACCCATTTTTGGTGGAGGGCTACTACGACTTCCCCCTCAACCGGTTTATTAGCCTGACTCCGGCGATTGTCTATGGCGACGCCAAGTTTGTCGGCGGCGGAGCCACCACCGACAACACCGGTCTGTACGGCATTATGCGCGCCACCATGCGTTTCTAG
- a CDS encoding ABC transporter permease, with protein MKVLGISRNVPLPRLDGWTVGVGLIAVVMLLPVAIILMGLFTNSSDAWEHLAATVLPQYVRNSLLLMVGVGLGVMAIGVSTAWLVSTCQFWGRRWFEWLLLLPLAAPTYILAYVYTDTLEYFGPVQTTLRGLFGWQRATDYWFPNIRSLEGAILLFSLTLYPYVYLLARVAFMEQSTVTLEASRSLGCSPWRSFRTVALPLARPAIAAGVTLALMETLNDFGTVAYFSVPTFTTGIYRTWFGMGDRPAAVQLSAVLLLVIFALVVLEQRSRRQARYYQSMGRSVSQSRYPLAGLRGLGAWVVCALPVLLGLLVPIGLLMAMTIRHADATLNRSFFVLSFNSLVLAVLAAILAVLLALVMAYGLRLNANPPLKLAVQGANLGYAVPGAVIAVGTLIPLAQFDNTIDAWMRQTFGFSTGLLLSGTIIALLYAYLVRFLAVSFGAVEAGLSKIKPSLDDAARSLGQSPGQTLLKIHRPLLGSSLLTAAMLVFVDVMKELPATLIIRPFNFDTLAVRVYQYAADERLIEASAPALAIILVGLLPVLWLSQQIAKDGK; from the coding sequence ATGAAAGTCTTGGGTATCTCCCGCAACGTCCCGCTGCCCCGGCTGGATGGCTGGACCGTGGGGGTCGGGCTGATTGCCGTGGTGATGCTACTGCCGGTGGCAATTATTCTCATGGGGCTGTTCACCAACTCCAGCGATGCCTGGGAGCACCTGGCGGCCACGGTGCTGCCCCAGTACGTCCGCAACTCTCTACTGCTGATGGTAGGGGTCGGCCTGGGGGTGATGGCGATCGGAGTGAGTACGGCCTGGCTGGTGAGCACCTGCCAGTTTTGGGGCAGGCGCTGGTTTGAGTGGCTGCTGCTGCTGCCGCTGGCGGCCCCCACCTACATCCTCGCCTACGTCTATACCGATACCCTGGAGTACTTTGGCCCGGTGCAGACGACGCTGCGCGGCCTGTTTGGCTGGCAGCGGGCTACCGACTACTGGTTTCCCAACATTCGATCCCTTGAGGGGGCCATTCTGCTTTTTAGCCTGACGCTGTACCCCTACGTCTACCTGCTGGCGCGGGTGGCGTTTATGGAGCAGTCGACCGTTACCCTGGAGGCCAGTCGCTCCCTGGGTTGCAGCCCCTGGCGCAGCTTTCGCACGGTGGCGCTGCCCCTGGCCCGACCGGCGATCGCTGCCGGGGTTACCCTGGCCCTGATGGAAACTCTGAACGACTTTGGCACCGTGGCCTACTTCAGCGTGCCCACCTTTACCACGGGCATCTACCGCACCTGGTTTGGCATGGGCGATCGCCCGGCGGCCGTGCAGCTGTCGGCGGTGCTGCTGCTGGTTATCTTTGCCCTGGTGGTGCTGGAGCAGCGATCGCGGCGGCAGGCCCGCTACTACCAGAGCATGGGGCGATCGGTGTCGCAGTCGCGCTACCCCCTGGCGGGCCTGCGAGGGCTGGGTGCCTGGGTGGTCTGCGCGCTGCCCGTCCTGCTGGGGCTGCTCGTGCCCATCGGGCTGCTGATGGCGATGACCATTCGCCACGCCGATGCCACCCTCAACCGCAGTTTTTTTGTGCTCAGCTTTAACAGCCTGGTGCTGGCGGTGCTGGCAGCGATCCTGGCGGTGCTGCTGGCGCTGGTGATGGCCTACGGCCTGCGGCTTAACGCAAATCCGCCGCTCAAGCTGGCGGTGCAGGGGGCCAACCTGGGCTACGCCGTTCCCGGCGCGGTGATTGCCGTGGGCACCCTGATTCCCCTGGCCCAGTTCGACAATACGATCGACGCCTGGATGCGGCAAACCTTCGGCTTCTCCACCGGGCTGCTGCTCAGCGGCACCATCATCGCGCTGCTGTATGCCTACCTGGTGCGGTTTTTGGCGGTCAGCTTTGGGGCGGTGGAAGCGGGGTTAAGCAAAATCAAGCCGTCCCTGGACGATGCTGCCCGCAGCCTGGGCCAGAGCCCCGGCCAAACGCTGCTGAAAATTCACCGGCCGCTGCTGGGCAGCAGCCTGCTCACCGCCGCCATGCTGGTGTTCGTGGATGTGATGAAGGAACTGCCCGCCACGCTGATTATCCGCCCCTTCAACTTCGACACCCTGGCGGTGCGAGTCTACCAGTACGCCGCCGACGAACGGCTGATCGAGGCCTCGGCCCCGGCCCTGGCGATCATTCTGGTGGGGCTGCTGCCGGTGCTGTGGCTGAGCCAGCAGATTGCCAAGGATGGGAAGTAA
- the trmB gene encoding tRNA (guanosine(46)-N7)-methyltransferase TrmB, whose amino-acid sequence MAVVRVRQHVNPLSERYQAPVAMPDWSEAFANPQQPLHIDIGCGKGVFALHMAQLQPEWNFLGLEIRKPVVESAQKRQQEAGLSNLHFMYCNVNISLRALLESWGDQNPLQQVSIQFPDPWFKKRHQKRRVLQPELVATLAEFLPPGGRVVVQSDVEEVAVDMCDRLSEHPHFLPQGDRWLPASPFPAQTDRERVTLEQGLPVYRAIFTRS is encoded by the coding sequence GTGGCAGTTGTGCGGGTGCGTCAGCACGTTAACCCCCTGAGCGAACGATACCAGGCTCCCGTGGCGATGCCCGACTGGAGCGAGGCTTTTGCCAACCCCCAGCAGCCGTTGCACATTGACATCGGCTGCGGCAAAGGGGTGTTTGCGCTGCATATGGCTCAGCTTCAGCCCGAGTGGAATTTTTTGGGCCTCGAAATTCGCAAGCCGGTGGTCGAATCGGCCCAAAAGCGCCAGCAAGAGGCGGGGCTAAGCAACCTGCATTTTATGTACTGCAACGTCAATATTTCCCTGCGCGCCCTGCTGGAGAGCTGGGGCGACCAGAACCCCCTCCAGCAGGTGTCGATTCAATTCCCCGACCCCTGGTTCAAAAAGCGCCACCAGAAGCGGCGTGTGCTACAACCTGAGTTGGTGGCCACCCTGGCGGAGTTTTTGCCGCCCGGCGGTCGCGTGGTAGTGCAGTCCGATGTGGAAGAGGTGGCGGTGGATATGTGCGATCGCCTCAGCGAACATCCCCACTTTCTGCCTCAGGGCGATCGCTGGCTGCCCGCCAGTCCCTTCCCCGCCCAGACCGATCGGGAGCGGGTCACCCTGGAGCAGGGGCTGCCCGTCTACCGCGCCATCTTTACCCGGTCTTGA
- a CDS encoding metallophosphoesterase family protein, whose product MGQRFRFAIISDPHIARPETIYNGPHRFHLVEVSIPGIEQIFDHLETLDLDFLLLPGDLTQHGEWVNHQWLIDRLKRLPFPAYVVPGNHDVIARDATDRAIGLHDFPRLYQDFGYSDGKTLHYHREILPGVRLVALNSNAFEANGEQVRVGYVDQAQLDWLETTLAEFRDDLILVMLHHNVLEHLPGQSQSPLGQRYMVSNAEEIIQRLEAANVRLMFTGHLHVQDVARRGNLCEVLTGSLVSYPHPYRVVEIDHGEGDLRVDVRSRRLTAVAPWDDLQAMSHQWMSDRAEGFMAKFLTSPPVGLGEAEAAAIAPKLKHFWPSIAAGDTQIDFSHLPPEVQQRLAHFNSVDAQGNPQAIDNTATLVWPAR is encoded by the coding sequence ATGGGACAGCGTTTTCGCTTCGCTATCATCAGCGACCCTCACATTGCTCGACCGGAGACGATCTACAACGGCCCCCATCGCTTTCATCTGGTGGAGGTCAGCATTCCAGGCATCGAGCAGATTTTTGACCATTTAGAAACGCTGGATCTCGATTTTCTGCTGCTGCCCGGCGACCTTACCCAGCATGGGGAATGGGTGAACCACCAGTGGCTGATCGATCGCCTCAAGCGGCTGCCCTTTCCGGCCTACGTAGTGCCGGGGAACCACGACGTAATCGCCCGCGATGCGACGGATCGCGCCATTGGCCTGCACGACTTTCCTCGCCTGTACCAGGACTTTGGCTATAGCGACGGCAAAACCCTGCACTACCACCGTGAAATTCTCCCCGGTGTACGGCTGGTGGCGCTCAACTCCAATGCCTTTGAGGCCAATGGGGAGCAGGTGCGGGTGGGCTATGTGGATCAGGCCCAACTCGACTGGTTGGAAACGACCCTGGCAGAATTTCGCGACGATTTGATTCTCGTCATGCTGCACCACAATGTGCTGGAGCACCTGCCGGGACAGTCCCAGAGCCCCTTGGGCCAGCGCTACATGGTGAGCAATGCCGAGGAGATTATTCAACGGCTGGAGGCTGCCAACGTGCGGCTGATGTTTACGGGGCACCTGCACGTGCAGGATGTGGCGCGGCGGGGCAATCTGTGCGAGGTGTTGACCGGGTCGCTGGTCAGCTATCCGCACCCCTACCGGGTTGTGGAGATTGACCACGGCGAGGGGGACCTGCGGGTGGATGTCCGATCGCGCCGTCTGACCGCCGTTGCCCCCTGGGACGACCTGCAGGCCATGTCGCACCAGTGGATGAGCGATCGCGCCGAGGGGTTTATGGCTAAGTTTCTCACCAGCCCGCCCGTGGGGTTGGGGGAAGCCGAAGCAGCGGCGATCGCCCCCAAACTCAAGCACTTCTGGCCCAGCATTGCGGCAGGGGATACCCAGATCGATTTTTCGCACCTGCCGCCCGAGGTGCAGCAGCGCTTAGCCCACTTCAATTCGGTGGACGCCCAGGGCAATCCCCAGGCGATCGACAACACCGCCACCCTGGTGTGGCCTGCCAGGTAG
- a CDS encoding endonuclease/exonuclease/phosphatase family protein: protein MTVNLDGTVYIQDFDGLASTGTTGSILPQGWFFFEAGTNANDTYGIGTGSSNAGNTYSFGAAGDGDRALGGLRSGTLIPTFGASFTNATDTTFAGFNISYFGEQWRLGTDNRAIPDRLDFQYSLNATALNNGTWIDVDALDFVAPVTTGGVGARDGNDAANRTLVTGTLAGLTVAPGETLWIRWSDFDAAGADDGLAVDDFTLIPLVQGGVVRPVVTIAATDAIAAEGETPVNTGTFTVTRSGDIAEALTVTYTINGTATNGVDYEALSGTVEIPAGQTSATITVTPLDDDLIEGDETVVLTLVDEADYDLGAAASATVTIRDAVPTVAIYDIQGASHISPFNGQRVITSGIVTAIDTTGSRGFYLQDPVGDGNIATSDAIFVFVGSATPIPVQVGDEVQVNGVVSEFTPGGLATRNLSITQIGGNPTVDVLSSGNPLPAATIIGQGGRVPPTGTIDDDAFTVFDPVNDGIDFFESLEGMLVTAQNFRVIDATNNFGEIFGVIDNGFGATGLSERGTLNISPDDFNPERIQLQFDSGVRDFAFPLVNVGDRLGDVTGVVSYAFGNYEILVTEDFTSQIVPSGLQPEVSPLTRGSEQLLVATYNVLNLDPNENDGDTDIADGRFDAIARQIVNNLNRPDIIALQEVQDNSGSVNDGVTAADVTLQTLINAIVAAGGPTYAFIDTPGILNNAGGGQPGGNIRNAYLYDPSRVSLVEGSVSTISSQAPGAAFAGARLPLVASFQFNGETVTLVNNHFSSKGGSAPILGTEQPFEARQEDPTVNGSLDRRQQQSLAVQNFVSDVLGADSAANVVVLGDFNEFEFVSPVRDLAANTGLTNLTELLPENERYTFIFQGNSQSLDHILVSGGLATTAEVDIVHANIEFAETPQRASDHDPILARFTLAPAAPIFNIITGTDRRDVLVGTAGNDRIFASPGPDLITTGGGRDQIVYTNTNQTGDTITDFEVGADQLVFTDLLTSVGYTGTNPLADGTIQIRNLGNSGRTQLSLELEGVAGRNMFTNFITLLGVDAAALNNPENFVF from the coding sequence ATGACGGTCAATCTAGACGGAACGGTATACATCCAGGATTTTGACGGCCTGGCCAGTACGGGCACCACGGGCAGCATTCTGCCCCAGGGCTGGTTTTTCTTTGAGGCGGGCACCAACGCCAACGACACCTACGGCATTGGCACCGGCAGCAGCAATGCGGGCAACACCTACAGCTTTGGGGCGGCGGGGGACGGCGATCGCGCCCTGGGCGGCCTGCGATCGGGCACGCTGATTCCCACCTTTGGGGCCAGCTTCACCAACGCCACCGACACCACCTTCGCTGGCTTCAACATCAGCTACTTTGGCGAGCAGTGGCGATTGGGTACCGATAACCGCGCCATCCCCGACCGCCTCGACTTCCAGTACAGCCTCAATGCCACCGCCCTCAACAACGGCACCTGGATTGACGTGGACGCCCTGGACTTTGTCGCCCCCGTCACAACTGGGGGGGTAGGGGCGCGGGACGGCAATGATGCCGCCAACCGCACCCTGGTCACGGGCACCCTGGCCGGGCTGACCGTGGCCCCTGGCGAAACCCTCTGGATTCGCTGGAGCGACTTTGACGCCGCCGGGGCCGACGACGGCCTGGCGGTGGACGACTTCACGCTGATTCCCCTGGTGCAGGGAGGGGTCGTGCGCCCGGTAGTGACCATTGCAGCCACCGATGCGATCGCCGCTGAGGGCGAAACCCCGGTCAACACCGGCACCTTCACCGTCACCCGCTCCGGCGACATCGCCGAGGCGCTGACCGTGACCTACACCATCAACGGCACCGCCACCAACGGGGTCGACTACGAGGCGCTGAGCGGCACTGTGGAAATTCCGGCGGGGCAGACCTCCGCTACCATCACCGTCACCCCCCTCGACGACGACCTGATTGAAGGTGACGAAACCGTGGTGCTCACCCTGGTGGATGAGGCCGATTACGACCTGGGGGCCGCCGCCAGCGCCACCGTGACCATTCGCGACGCGGTGCCCACCGTCGCCATCTACGACATCCAGGGCGCATCCCACATTTCGCCCTTCAACGGCCAGCGGGTGATCACCAGCGGCATTGTGACGGCGATCGACACCACCGGCAGCCGTGGCTTCTACCTGCAAGACCCGGTGGGCGACGGCAACATCGCCACCTCCGACGCCATCTTTGTGTTTGTGGGCAGCGCCACCCCCATCCCGGTGCAGGTGGGCGACGAGGTGCAGGTCAACGGCGTGGTGTCGGAGTTCACCCCCGGCGGTTTGGCCACCCGCAACCTGTCCATCACCCAGATTGGCGGCAACCCCACGGTGGATGTGCTGTCCTCCGGCAACCCGCTGCCCGCGGCCACCATCATCGGCCAGGGCGGGCGGGTGCCCCCCACGGGAACCATCGATGACGACGCCTTCACCGTGTTTGACCCGGTGAACGACGGCATCGACTTCTTTGAGTCCCTGGAAGGCATGCTGGTGACGGCCCAGAACTTCCGGGTGATCGACGCCACCAACAACTTTGGCGAAATCTTTGGCGTCATCGACAACGGCTTTGGGGCGACGGGGCTGAGCGAAAGAGGCACCCTCAACATCAGCCCCGACGACTTCAACCCCGAGCGCATCCAGCTTCAGTTTGACAGCGGCGTGCGCGACTTTGCCTTTCCGCTGGTGAATGTGGGCGATCGCCTGGGCGATGTGACTGGGGTAGTCAGCTACGCCTTCGGCAACTACGAAATCTTGGTCACCGAAGACTTCACCAGCCAGATTGTGCCCAGCGGATTGCAGCCCGAGGTCAGCCCCCTGACCCGTGGCAGTGAGCAACTGCTGGTGGCCACCTACAACGTGCTCAACCTCGACCCCAACGAGAACGATGGCGACACCGACATTGCCGACGGGCGCTTTGATGCGATCGCCCGCCAGATCGTCAACAACCTCAATCGCCCCGACATCATTGCCCTGCAAGAGGTGCAGGACAACAGCGGCTCCGTCAACGACGGCGTCACGGCGGCGGACGTCACCCTGCAAACCCTGATCAATGCCATTGTCGCTGCGGGCGGCCCTACCTACGCCTTCATCGACACCCCCGGCATTCTCAACAATGCCGGGGGCGGCCAGCCCGGCGGCAACATCCGCAATGCCTACCTCTACGACCCCAGCCGGGTCAGCCTGGTGGAGGGTTCGGTTTCCACCATCAGCAGCCAGGCCCCAGGCGCAGCCTTCGCGGGGGCTCGCCTGCCCCTGGTGGCTAGCTTCCAGTTCAACGGCGAAACCGTCACCCTGGTCAACAACCACTTCTCGTCAAAGGGCGGCAGCGCCCCGATTTTGGGTACCGAGCAGCCCTTTGAGGCTAGGCAGGAAGACCCCACCGTCAACGGTTCGCTAGATCGCCGTCAGCAGCAATCTTTGGCGGTGCAGAACTTTGTCAGCGACGTGTTGGGGGCCGACTCCGCCGCCAACGTGGTGGTGCTGGGCGACTTCAACGAGTTTGAGTTTGTCTCCCCGGTGCGGGATCTGGCGGCCAACACCGGCCTTACCAACCTGACAGAACTGCTGCCCGAGAATGAGCGCTACACGTTCATTTTCCAGGGCAACTCCCAGTCGCTGGATCACATCCTGGTCAGCGGCGGTTTAGCCACCACCGCCGAGGTGGATATCGTCCACGCCAACATTGAGTTTGCCGAAACTCCCCAGCGGGCCAGTGACCACGACCCCATCCTGGCCCGATTTACCCTGGCCCCAGCGGCCCCGATCTTCAACATCATCACCGGCACCGACCGGCGCGACGTGCTGGTGGGGACGGCTGGCAATGACCGCATCTTCGCCAGCCCCGGCCCTGACCTGATCACCACGGGCGGCGGCCGCGACCAGATCGTCTACACCAACACCAACCAAACTGGCGACACCATCACCGACTTTGAGGTGGGGGCCGACCAGCTGGTGTTTACCGACCTGCTGACCAGCGTCGGCTACACCGGCACCAACCCCCTGGCCGACGGCACAATCCAGATTCGCAACCTGGGCAACAGTGGGCGCACCCAGCTTTCGCTAGAGCTAGAGGGCGTGGCTGGGCGCAACATGTTTACCAACTTCATTACCCTCCTGGGGGTGGATGCGGCGGCATTGAACAACCCGGAGAACTTCGTGTTCTAA
- a CDS encoding nucleotidyltransferase family protein, with protein MVLTLRQKYLPGTAVWAYGSRVKGTARPHSDLDLVVFASPQLRRAIPDLREAFEESDLPFRVDLFGWDELPESFHRAIAADHRVLQQAAEN; from the coding sequence ATGGTGCTGACCCTGCGGCAAAAGTACCTGCCCGGTACAGCCGTGTGGGCCTACGGTTCGCGGGTCAAGGGCACGGCGCGCCCCCACTCTGACCTGGATCTGGTGGTCTTTGCCAGCCCTCAGCTGCGGCGGGCCATCCCCGACCTGAGAGAAGCCTTTGAGGAAAGCGACTTGCCGTTTCGCGTCGATCTGTTTGGGTGGGATGAGCTACCGGAGTCCTTTCACCGGGCGATCGCAGCAGACCACAGGGTTCTACAGCAGGCAGCGGAAAACTGA